The following proteins come from a genomic window of Thermosinus carboxydivorans Nor1:
- a CDS encoding DcrB-related protein, translating to MGRVVVVLAMLAMLTAATCPAAEAKVFRQYDHRLQFEVPDEWLCTSQSPHQFLAIFTAPEMRYEINTLTLVHQILPATHTLTDYVVSTVASQEKMLWQYRLLDKQLLDNAYAPYYRLAFTWRLSWEQQYFVLQMIICRYPDVYVLTGTCPASLREVYEPLFQRVFDSFAFVG from the coding sequence ATGGGAAGGGTAGTTGTGGTACTAGCGATGCTGGCGATGTTGACTGCCGCTACTTGTCCGGCAGCCGAGGCCAAGGTGTTCCGCCAGTACGACCACCGGTTGCAGTTTGAGGTGCCGGACGAGTGGCTGTGCACCAGTCAGTCGCCCCACCAGTTTTTAGCCATATTTACGGCGCCGGAAATGCGCTATGAGATTAATACCCTCACGTTAGTACATCAAATTCTGCCGGCCACTCATACGCTTACCGATTATGTAGTAAGCACGGTGGCCAGTCAGGAGAAAATGCTCTGGCAGTACCGGCTGCTGGACAAGCAGCTGCTCGACAACGCCTACGCGCCTTATTACCGGTTGGCTTTTACCTGGCGCCTGTCGTGGGAACAGCAGTATTTCGTGCTGCAAATGATTATCTGCCGGTATCCCGACGTCTATGTGCTGACCGGCACCTGTCCGGCTTCACTGCGCGAGGTATACGAACCGCTGTTTCAGCGCGTGTTTGATAGCTTTGCCTTTGTCGGCTAG
- a CDS encoding TerC family protein, giving the protein MEFLVALFSIMMVNIVLSGDNAVVIAMASRSLPAKQQKMAILWGSAGAIGLRVILTVVAVALLKIPYLQFAGGVLLVWIAAKLLLEEQHDETIEASKSFWGAIKTIIIADLVMSLDNTLAIAAVANGNYLLLAIGLALSIPLIICGSRLIMMLMEKFPIIVYAGAGLIAWTAGEMMVDDHRLGVFITQLMPEWLLPALITAGVLGVGVYVKRQRAKTASRQTAVM; this is encoded by the coding sequence ATGGAGTTCTTAGTCGCACTATTTAGCATCATGATGGTGAACATCGTGCTTAGCGGCGACAACGCGGTGGTTATCGCTATGGCGAGCCGGTCGCTCCCCGCTAAGCAGCAAAAGATGGCCATCCTGTGGGGTAGTGCTGGGGCAATAGGGCTGCGGGTGATTTTAACCGTCGTGGCGGTTGCACTGCTAAAAATACCGTATTTACAGTTTGCCGGCGGCGTTCTGCTGGTGTGGATTGCCGCCAAACTTTTGCTGGAAGAACAGCATGACGAAACCATTGAAGCCTCCAAGTCCTTCTGGGGTGCCATCAAGACCATTATTATCGCTGACTTGGTGATGAGCCTGGATAATACACTGGCGATTGCCGCTGTGGCTAACGGCAACTATCTTCTGCTGGCCATCGGGTTGGCGCTGAGTATTCCCCTCATTATTTGCGGCAGTCGCCTTATTATGATGCTTATGGAAAAGTTTCCGATCATTGTCTATGCCGGCGCGGGCCTTATTGCCTGGACAGCCGGGGAGATGATGGTAGATGACCACCGTCTGGGCGTGTTTATTACCCAGCTCATGCCGGAATGGCTGTTGCCGGCCCTTATTACCGCCGGGGTACTGGGAGTGGGCGTGTATGTCAAGCGCCAGCGCGCCAAAACTGCTTCGCGCCAGACGGCTGTTATGTAA
- a CDS encoding MFS transporter, producing the protein MIKLPEWKKNLAVMWFAQLAGMGAITGVMSFLPLYVPELGITQLEEVEFWSGILMGVSSLFAALAGPHWGALADRKGRKPMVERVMLAFAIIMGLMALVTSVYQLLVLRIIQGIFGGFTAAALALVTSITPAEELGFTMGVFQTAMIAGSAFGPMFGGLVADHFGYRSAFVAFSLLCLVSLVTVHLFVSERFVPVELEAKPSVRGQVLQVLAIPGLKGMLFVQFLVQFAVQVIAPVLPLYVQTLAPNITYVASICGAIISAAGLTSALASAVVGSLVQPHRPSHHSCLLAPAWPPCPSPVRRSRAASSRWACFAA; encoded by the coding sequence ATGATCAAACTGCCTGAATGGAAGAAAAACCTCGCCGTTATGTGGTTCGCCCAGCTGGCCGGTATGGGCGCCATCACCGGCGTTATGTCTTTTTTGCCGCTTTATGTGCCCGAGCTCGGCATCACCCAACTGGAAGAAGTTGAGTTCTGGTCCGGTATCCTGATGGGTGTATCATCACTGTTTGCGGCGCTGGCCGGCCCTCACTGGGGAGCCCTCGCCGACCGGAAAGGCCGCAAACCCATGGTGGAACGGGTCATGCTCGCCTTCGCTATTATTATGGGCCTTATGGCGCTGGTGACGAGCGTCTACCAACTGCTGGTGCTTCGCATCATTCAGGGCATTTTCGGTGGTTTTACGGCGGCAGCGCTGGCCCTGGTCACCAGTATCACCCCCGCGGAAGAGCTGGGTTTTACCATGGGCGTCTTCCAGACGGCGATGATTGCCGGCAGCGCCTTTGGCCCCATGTTCGGCGGCTTGGTCGCCGACCACTTCGGCTACCGCAGCGCCTTTGTCGCCTTTAGCCTGCTTTGCCTGGTCTCGCTGGTCACGGTCCACCTGTTTGTCAGTGAGCGCTTCGTGCCGGTAGAGCTTGAAGCCAAACCCTCGGTTCGCGGCCAAGTCCTGCAGGTCTTAGCCATCCCCGGTTTGAAAGGCATGCTATTTGTCCAGTTTCTGGTCCAGTTTGCCGTCCAGGTCATTGCGCCAGTATTGCCACTTTATGTCCAAACCCTGGCCCCTAACATCACCTATGTAGCCAGCATTTGCGGCGCCATTATCTCCGCCGCCGGCCTTACCAGCGCCTTGGCGTCGGCGGTCGTCGGCAGCCTGGTCCAGCCGCATCGCCCATCACATCATTCCTGTTTATTGGCGCCAGCCTGGCCGCCTTGTCCTTCGCCGGTCAGGCGCTCGCGGGCAGCGTCCTCACGCTGGGCGTGCTTCGCGGCGTGA
- a CDS encoding MFS transporter: MSFAGQALAGSVLTLGVLRGVSGLFIGAMLPSVNALISLLIPSAKRGVAFGVTTAASQMGNVLGPVIGGAIALSLSIPAVFWLTASLFAIVAVWVAWRVRDPRLQECENLN; encoded by the coding sequence TTGTCCTTCGCCGGTCAGGCGCTCGCGGGCAGCGTCCTCACGCTGGGCGTGCTTCGCGGCGTGAGTGGTCTGTTCATCGGCGCGATGCTTCCCAGCGTCAACGCCCTTATCTCGCTATTAATCCCGTCAGCCAAACGCGGTGTCGCCTTCGGTGTCACCACCGCCGCCTCCCAAATGGGCAATGTGCTCGGCCCCGTCATTGGCGGCGCCATCGCCCTTTCCCTGTCCATCCCCGCCGTGTTTTGGCTTACGGCCAGCCTGTTCGCCATCGTGGCTGTCTGGGTGGCGTGGCGCGTCCGCGACCCGCGCCTGCAAGAATGTGAAAATCTTAATTAG
- a CDS encoding HD domain-containing protein: MRQTPPDLTLRWAALFFHDIGKGLPGVRAFSPDGQPTDHGHDQAGAKLAAAIASRLRFPAKRRELLVWLVANHMRFHFYAAQSPAAVVRWVRREARSGRFASSAELAAAFAQLAALGAADAAATGQGSRPVVAAKQFGGYLAQLAAAMPVHTRDLAYDAGKLKAVLGDGRAMGEFLRIALRRVQDGQLANEPAALCAAASKWRQRRQNSGGGETG, translated from the coding sequence GTGCGCCAGACACCGCCCGATTTGACGCTGCGTTGGGCGGCGCTTTTTTTTCACGACATTGGCAAAGGCTTGCCGGGAGTGCGCGCTTTTAGCCCGGACGGACAGCCCACCGACCATGGCCATGACCAGGCGGGGGCGAAACTAGCGGCGGCCATCGCTTCCCGGCTGCGCTTTCCGGCCAAGCGGCGGGAACTGCTCGTCTGGCTGGTGGCCAACCATATGCGGTTTCACTTTTATGCGGCCCAGTCACCAGCGGCGGTCGTGCGTTGGGTGCGGCGCGAGGCGCGCTCCGGTCGTTTTGCCAGTTCGGCCGAACTAGCGGCCGCCTTTGCCCAGTTGGCCGCGCTCGGTGCGGCTGACGCCGCGGCGACCGGTCAGGGGAGCCGGCCGGTCGTCGCGGCCAAGCAGTTCGGGGGCTATCTCGCGCAGCTGGCGGCGGCGATGCCGGTCCATACCCGTGATCTGGCTTACGACGCCGGAAAGCTCAAAGCGGTGCTGGGCGATGGCCGCGCGATGGGCGAATTTCTGCGCATCGCGCTGCGGCGCGTACAGGACGGCCAGCTTGCGAACGAACCGGCGGCCCTGTGCGCCGCGGCGAGCAAGTGGCGACAGCGGCGGCAAAATTCGGGTGGCGGTGAAACAGGATAA
- a CDS encoding CCA tRNA nucleotidyltransferase codes for MIERVPQAVQLILTALGANGYAAYIAGGAVRDLVAGRPVNDYDIATSARPEAVREIAARQGWQVVDKLGTNYGVVMVVVDGTGVEVATFRGERYGEDSHRPAEVWYADTITDDLSRRDFTVNAMAMDVAGNIIDPFGGRRDLAARLIRTVGDPNRRFGEDALRMLRACRFAAQLGFAIDDVTLAAIPANLGRMAGLSLERVRLELDKLLLGDYPHLGLAALVATGLAGASCRVKEKGEYQAVAILPELNHLVGLPQNPAYHAWDGWWQHFGDGAPDTARFDAALGGAFFSRHWQRLAGSARF; via the coding sequence ATGATTGAACGAGTTCCGCAGGCGGTGCAGTTAATTTTAACCGCCCTGGGAGCAAACGGCTATGCCGCTTATATTGCCGGCGGCGCGGTGCGCGACCTTGTGGCCGGCCGGCCGGTCAACGACTATGACATTGCCACCAGCGCCCGCCCGGAGGCGGTGAGGGAGATTGCCGCCCGCCAGGGCTGGCAAGTAGTAGACAAGCTGGGGACAAACTACGGCGTCGTCATGGTGGTGGTTGACGGTACGGGAGTGGAGGTGGCTACCTTTCGCGGCGAGCGTTATGGTGAAGACAGCCATCGCCCCGCCGAGGTTTGGTATGCCGATACCATCACCGACGATCTTAGCCGGCGGGATTTTACGGTCAACGCGATGGCGATGGACGTCGCCGGCAACATCATTGATCCGTTTGGCGGTCGCCGCGACTTGGCGGCCCGCCTAATCCGAACGGTCGGCGATCCTAACCGGCGGTTTGGCGAGGACGCGCTTAGGATGTTGCGCGCCTGCCGGTTTGCCGCCCAGCTTGGTTTTGCCATTGATGATGTAACGCTGGCGGCCATTCCCGCCAATCTGGGGCGAATGGCCGGATTGTCTTTGGAGCGGGTACGGCTTGAACTGGATAAGCTGCTGCTTGGTGATTATCCGCATCTTGGGCTGGCTGCGCTGGTGGCTACCGGGCTGGCCGGCGCTTCCTGCCGGGTCAAAGAAAAGGGGGAGTACCAGGCGGTAGCCATTTTGCCCGAGCTCAATCACCTCGTCGGCCTGCCGCAAAATCCTGCTTACCATGCCTGGGACGGGTGGTGGCAACACTTTGGAGACGGTGCGCCAGACACCGCCCGATTTGACGCTGCGTTGGGCGGCGCTTTTTTTTCACGACATTGGCAAAGGCTTGCCGGGAGTGCGCGCTTTTAG